A genomic stretch from Pararhizobium sp. IMCC21322 includes:
- a CDS encoding ABC transporter ATP-binding protein, with translation MGILEVSGVNKRFGGLQALGDVNLDIVENTIHAIIGPNGAGKSTLLNCLIGKLDPDTGSVMFDGKPVLGLAPHQINQMGISRVFQTPEIFADLTVLENVVIPCFAKRDGPFRMHAYESVSHEHDLMDKAESILRDLNMHTKKDMHAGALSRGDKRRLEMAMCLVQEPKLLLLDEPTAGMARADTNNTIDLLKEIKEKRDITMVVIEHDMHVVFSLAEKISVLAQGSIIAEGLPQDIKGNPKVQEAYLGGAQL, from the coding sequence ATGGGTATTTTGGAAGTCAGCGGTGTCAACAAGCGCTTTGGTGGATTACAGGCACTTGGTGATGTCAATCTTGATATCGTGGAAAATACCATCCACGCTATCATCGGACCTAATGGAGCTGGTAAATCCACCTTGCTGAATTGCCTTATCGGGAAGCTTGATCCGGATACTGGCTCGGTGATGTTTGATGGAAAACCAGTGCTTGGTCTTGCCCCACACCAGATCAACCAGATGGGTATTTCGAGGGTCTTTCAGACGCCGGAGATCTTTGCCGATTTGACGGTTCTTGAAAATGTGGTGATCCCCTGTTTTGCCAAACGCGACGGCCCGTTCCGCATGCATGCCTACGAATCCGTGTCCCACGAACATGACCTTATGGACAAAGCGGAAAGCATCTTGCGCGACTTGAACATGCACACGAAGAAAGACATGCACGCAGGCGCTCTGTCACGCGGCGACAAGCGTCGGCTGGAAATGGCGATGTGCCTGGTGCAAGAGCCAAAGCTGCTGCTGCTTGATGAACCAACCGCTGGCATGGCACGCGCCGATACCAACAACACCATCGATCTGCTGAAAGAAATCAAGGAAAAACGCGACATTACAATGGTCGTCATCGAGCATGACATGCATGTGGTGTTTTCGCTTGCTGAAAAAATTTCTGTGCTGGCACAAGGCTCGATCATTGCCGAGGGCCTGCCACAAGACATCAAAGGCAACCCAAAGGTTCAGGAAGCCTATCTGGGAGGAGCACAATTATGA
- a CDS encoding branched-chain amino acid ABC transporter permease: protein MLGLNKKDFLLLVIVTMLTMLAPFVLNPFPEGSALAQFNAGYPDLMQRFVIFGIFAIGFNILFGLTGYLSFGHAAFLGVGSYAAIWMMKLLTMNVIPAILVAVVVAGLFSVVVGYISLRRSGIYFSILTLAFAMMSYQLAYSVLTPITGGETGLQPKVNDPRLLDGALVDGATPTANLFGLSMRSSYELEIGNWLFTFNAGYYVAAVVMLLSFYLAIRIFRSPFGMMLRAVKSNQNRMKYTGLNPKPYTLAAFVISGMYAGLAGGLMVAMDTQVGPERMFWTASGEVVLMTILGGVGTLIGPVLGAGAIKYMENIISKINTEILHSWFSFLPDGLEDLVVNLTYPFIGKGWHLTLGIVFMLVVIFLPGGLVEGAQRIARLLRRKDKSSGMPPASAKAEPAE, encoded by the coding sequence ATGCTTGGATTGAACAAAAAAGATTTTTTGCTTCTAGTGATTGTCACCATGCTGACCATGCTGGCGCCATTCGTGCTGAACCCCTTTCCGGAAGGTTCGGCGCTGGCCCAGTTCAATGCTGGTTATCCTGATCTCATGCAGCGATTTGTGATCTTTGGTATTTTTGCCATTGGCTTCAATATTCTGTTTGGTCTGACTGGCTATCTGAGCTTCGGCCATGCGGCATTCCTCGGCGTGGGATCCTATGCTGCAATCTGGATGATGAAACTGCTGACCATGAATGTGATCCCGGCGATCCTCGTGGCAGTCGTGGTCGCCGGTCTGTTCAGTGTCGTCGTCGGCTATATTTCGCTGCGCAGATCAGGCATCTATTTTTCCATTCTGACTCTGGCCTTTGCAATGATGTCCTATCAGCTCGCCTATTCCGTGCTGACCCCCATCACTGGTGGAGAGACCGGTCTACAGCCAAAAGTGAATGATCCGCGTCTGCTGGATGGTGCATTGGTGGATGGCGCTACACCCACTGCCAATCTGTTTGGTCTGTCGATGCGCTCAAGCTATGAGCTGGAAATCGGAAATTGGCTCTTCACCTTCAACGCTGGCTATTATGTAGCGGCCGTGGTGATGCTGTTGAGTTTCTATCTAGCCATCCGCATCTTCCGCTCGCCTTTCGGCATGATGCTGCGTGCCGTCAAATCCAACCAGAATCGCATGAAATACACCGGACTCAACCCCAAGCCCTACACATTGGCGGCCTTTGTCATTTCAGGCATGTATGCAGGTCTGGCTGGCGGTCTGATGGTGGCCATGGATACCCAGGTGGGGCCTGAACGCATGTTCTGGACAGCCTCGGGTGAGGTGGTCCTGATGACTATCTTGGGTGGCGTTGGAACGCTGATTGGACCCGTATTAGGTGCTGGTGCGATCAAATACATGGAAAACATCATTTCCAAGATCAACACGGAAATTCTGCATTCCTGGTTTTCTTTCCTACCTGATGGATTGGAAGATTTGGTTGTGAACCTCACCTATCCTTTCATCGGTAAGGGCTGGCATTTGACCCTTGGCATTGTGTTCATGCTGGTGGTCATCTTCCTGCCAGGTGGCCTGGTTGAAGGAGCCCAACGCATTGCACGGCTACTCCGCCGCAAGGATAAATCAAGCGGCATGCCCCCGGCATCCGCAAAAGCCGAACCAGCAGAGTAA
- a CDS encoding branched-chain amino acid ABC transporter permease, with amino-acid sequence MEVYIQQMVNGLDKGSAYALIALGLTLIFGTLGVVNFAHGALFMIGAFCAVTLSRILTFSHEVVDETRTDFLGNPAKVDVPYIYDFFGEATGSVIIDWAVPLSILFAIPVMIVIGVIMERGLIRHFYKRAHADQILVTFGLAIVLQEIVKYFYGANPIQTPMPDAFEGVFDIGAVIGFGTGEILYPYWRLIYFGFAMVIVAAVFAFLQFTTFGMVVRAGMADRETVGLLGIDIDKRFTLMFGIAAAVAGLAGVMYAPIVSPNYHMGMDFLVLSFVVVVVGGMGSLPGAVLAGFLLGILESLASLQEVVALVPGINQVIIYLVAIIILLTRPRGLMGRKGVMED; translated from the coding sequence ATGGAAGTCTATATTCAGCAGATGGTGAACGGGCTCGACAAAGGGTCCGCCTATGCTTTGATTGCTCTCGGTCTGACGCTGATCTTCGGCACCCTTGGCGTGGTGAACTTTGCGCATGGCGCCTTGTTCATGATCGGTGCATTTTGTGCCGTGACACTCAGCCGTATCCTGACATTCAGTCACGAAGTGGTTGATGAGACACGTACTGACTTTCTGGGCAATCCGGCAAAGGTGGATGTGCCTTACATTTATGATTTTTTCGGAGAGGCCACGGGGTCCGTCATTATTGATTGGGCCGTGCCGCTTTCCATCTTATTCGCCATACCCGTCATGATCGTCATTGGGGTGATCATGGAACGTGGCCTGATTCGCCATTTCTACAAACGTGCCCATGCAGACCAGATTCTGGTAACATTTGGTCTTGCCATCGTGTTGCAGGAAATCGTCAAATATTTCTACGGTGCCAATCCAATCCAGACCCCCATGCCGGATGCATTTGAAGGCGTGTTCGACATTGGTGCCGTGATCGGGTTTGGTACAGGCGAAATCCTCTATCCATACTGGCGCCTGATCTACTTTGGCTTTGCCATGGTGATTGTGGCAGCCGTGTTTGCCTTCCTGCAATTCACGACCTTTGGCATGGTGGTGCGCGCTGGCATGGCCGACAGGGAAACCGTTGGCCTGCTTGGGATCGATATCGACAAGCGCTTCACGCTTATGTTCGGCATCGCAGCCGCTGTGGCTGGTCTGGCGGGAGTGATGTACGCGCCCATTGTATCGCCCAACTACCATATGGGCATGGATTTCCTTGTGCTCTCCTTCGTGGTCGTTGTTGTGGGAGGTATGGGCTCGCTGCCAGGCGCTGTACTGGCCGGGTTTTTGCTCGGCATTCTGGAAAGTCTTGCCTCTCTTCAAGAAGTCGTGGCGCTCGTTCCCGGCATCAATCAGGTCATCATCTATCTGGTGGCGATCATTATTTTGCTCACACGCCCGCGTGGTCTTATGGGCCGCAAAGGCGTGATGGAGGATTAG
- a CDS encoding substrate-binding protein, with amino-acid sequence MIDLKMNRRGLMKGAAAVGVGLSAPQFFIRGANAFTNEPTGDSVTLGFNVPQTGPYADEGADELRAYELAVEHLNGGGDGGMLATFSSKTLEGNGIFGKKVEYVTGDTQTKSDAARASARSMIEKDGAVMITGGSSSGVAVAVQALCQEAGVIFMAGLTHSNDTTGKDRKANGFRHFFNSYMSGAALAPVLSKAYGTDRKAYHLTADYNWGYTTEQAVRESTEAMGWETVNAVKTPLTQTDFSSYIAPVLQSGADVLVLNHYGGNMVNSLTNAVQFGLRAAQANGKNFEIVVPLYSRLMARGAGSNVAGIYGSTNWHWSLQDDASKAFVKSFGTKYGFPPSQAAHTCYVQTLLYADAVNRAGSFNPCAVGEALEGFEFDGLGNGPTLYRAEDHQCFKDVLVVRGKENPENEFDLLEVVEVTPVSQVMYSPDHPQMGGAEATLGTCNPGA; translated from the coding sequence ATGATTGATCTTAAAATGAATCGTCGTGGCCTGATGAAGGGTGCGGCTGCTGTGGGTGTAGGCCTATCAGCGCCACAGTTTTTCATTCGTGGCGCAAATGCATTTACGAATGAGCCAACGGGCGACAGTGTGACCCTTGGCTTCAACGTGCCACAGACTGGCCCATACGCTGATGAGGGTGCCGATGAGTTGCGCGCTTATGAGCTTGCGGTGGAGCATCTGAACGGCGGCGGAGATGGTGGCATGCTCGCCACGTTCAGCTCCAAGACGCTCGAAGGTAACGGTATTTTCGGCAAAAAAGTCGAATACGTAACCGGGGATACACAGACCAAATCTGACGCTGCCCGCGCATCGGCTCGCTCGATGATCGAAAAAGACGGTGCCGTCATGATCACTGGCGGTTCATCCTCCGGTGTGGCTGTGGCTGTGCAGGCTCTGTGTCAGGAAGCTGGCGTTATCTTCATGGCAGGTCTGACCCACTCAAACGACACAACCGGCAAAGACCGCAAAGCAAACGGTTTCCGCCACTTCTTTAACTCCTACATGTCCGGTGCTGCACTTGCACCTGTGCTGTCAAAAGCTTACGGAACAGACCGCAAGGCCTATCACCTGACAGCTGACTACAACTGGGGTTACACCACAGAGCAGGCTGTTCGCGAATCGACCGAAGCTATGGGCTGGGAAACTGTCAACGCTGTGAAAACACCGCTGACACAGACCGACTTCTCATCCTATATCGCTCCGGTTCTGCAGTCTGGCGCCGATGTTCTGGTTCTGAACCACTACGGCGGCAACATGGTGAACTCGCTGACAAATGCTGTTCAGTTTGGCCTGCGTGCAGCGCAAGCCAACGGCAAGAACTTCGAAATCGTTGTGCCGCTCTATTCGCGCCTGATGGCCCGAGGTGCCGGTTCCAACGTTGCCGGTATTTACGGATCCACCAACTGGCACTGGTCGTTGCAGGATGATGCCTCCAAGGCTTTCGTGAAATCCTTCGGCACCAAATACGGTTTCCCGCCCAGCCAGGCAGCTCATACCTGCTACGTGCAGACCCTTCTTTATGCTGATGCAGTGAACCGTGCAGGTTCCTTCAACCCATGTGCGGTTGGCGAAGCTCTGGAAGGCTTTGAGTTTGATGGTCTTGGTAATGGACCGACACTCTATCGTGCGGAAGATCACCAGTGCTTCAAGGACGTTCTTGTTGTGCGCGGTAAAGAAAACCCGGAAAATGAGTTCGATCTTCTGGAAGTTGTGGAAGTCACGCCGGTCAGCCAGGTCATGTATTCCCCTGACCACCCACAGATGGGCGGCGCAGAAGCGACACTTGGAACTTGTAACCCGGGCGCATAA
- a CDS encoding SDR family NAD(P)-dependent oxidoreductase: MNKIDLNNQHAVVTGGAQGLGFAMAKRFVASGATVTLWDMDEERLASAKQELGEAASTIFVDVSDWDAVDAARSETDGYGDISILVNSAGIAGPAAPLDVYDIDMWKKVMDINVNGTFYVNRAIVPGMKTRNYGRIVNIASVAGKEGNPNAAAYSASKAAVIGLTKSLGKELAEYDIAVNCISPATAQTRILEQITAEQIEYMRSRIPRGRLLEVDEAAAMVAWLVSKENSFTTAATFDLSGGRTTF, translated from the coding sequence ATGAACAAGATTGATTTAAATAATCAGCACGCCGTTGTGACCGGTGGCGCTCAGGGTCTGGGGTTTGCAATGGCCAAGCGTTTCGTCGCCTCTGGAGCCACTGTTACTCTGTGGGATATGGATGAAGAACGTCTTGCGAGTGCAAAACAGGAACTCGGTGAGGCCGCGAGCACAATCTTTGTCGATGTTTCCGATTGGGACGCAGTCGACGCCGCGCGCTCTGAAACTGACGGATATGGTGATATCTCGATCCTGGTTAATTCGGCAGGAATCGCGGGACCAGCTGCGCCCCTTGATGTCTACGATATCGACATGTGGAAAAAGGTCATGGACATCAATGTCAATGGCACCTTTTACGTCAACAGGGCGATTGTGCCCGGCATGAAGACGCGAAATTATGGACGCATTGTCAACATCGCCTCTGTCGCTGGCAAGGAAGGCAACCCGAATGCTGCAGCCTATTCAGCGTCAAAGGCCGCAGTGATTGGACTGACCAAATCACTAGGCAAGGAATTGGCCGAATATGACATTGCGGTAAACTGCATCTCTCCGGCAACGGCGCAAACCCGTATTCTTGAGCAGATTACAGCAGAGCAAATCGAATATATGCGCTCGCGTATTCCGCGCGGCCGCCTTCTCGAGGTTGATGAAGCCGCCGCTATGGTGGCATGGCTTGTCAGCAAGGAAAACAGCTTCACCACGGCAGCAACATTCGATCTGTCAGGTGGCCGAACGACGTTTTAA
- a CDS encoding UxaA family hydrolase yields the protein MARFIKLSNTDNILLAIDPLKAGDPAGDVIAKARIPSGHKMAIRDICADEAITKYGQTIGFAREPISAGDWVHEHNVYVREFERNYVFGTEAKPTAIVPEADRATFMGYSRANGKVGTRNYIAVLTSVNCSASAARFIASEVNNSGVLKDFPNIDGVISLVHGTGCGIDVKGSAYDVLKRTQWGFATNPNVGGVLMVGLGCEAFQIPRWMKTYNIEESTLFRTLTIQEVGGTRKTVEAGVKAIIEMLPTVNAAQRTPQPASELLLALQCGGSDGYSGISANPALGAAVDLLVAQGGTAVLSETPEIYGAEHLLTLRAETRDVGEKLIERIRWWEDYTAKHDMEMNNNPSPGNKLGGLTTILEKSLGAAAKGGSTNLRAVFEYAETITERGLVFMDTPGYDPVSATGQVAGGANVLCFTTGRGSAFGCKPTPSIKLASNSYIYKQMNEDMDINCGDILDGVTLTEKAEEIFAEILRVASGGQTKSEAIGYGDNEFVPWSLGATM from the coding sequence ATGGCTCGTTTCATAAAGCTCTCGAATACCGACAACATTCTTCTTGCAATCGACCCGCTGAAGGCTGGCGACCCTGCCGGGGACGTGATTGCCAAAGCCCGAATCCCGAGCGGACATAAAATGGCAATTCGCGATATCTGCGCTGACGAAGCGATCACGAAATACGGCCAGACCATTGGCTTTGCACGTGAGCCGATTTCCGCTGGTGACTGGGTGCATGAGCACAATGTCTATGTGCGCGAATTCGAACGCAATTATGTATTCGGCACTGAAGCCAAGCCTACTGCGATTGTACCGGAAGCAGACCGCGCCACTTTCATGGGATATAGCCGGGCGAACGGCAAAGTCGGCACACGCAACTATATTGCTGTCCTGACTTCTGTGAATTGCTCGGCCAGTGCAGCCCGTTTCATAGCCTCTGAAGTCAATAATTCGGGTGTGCTGAAAGATTTCCCCAACATTGATGGTGTGATCTCGCTTGTTCACGGCACCGGCTGCGGGATTGATGTGAAGGGATCGGCCTACGACGTTCTGAAGCGAACCCAGTGGGGATTTGCTACAAACCCGAATGTTGGCGGCGTGCTGATGGTCGGCCTGGGCTGTGAAGCGTTCCAGATTCCACGGTGGATGAAGACCTACAACATAGAAGAAAGCACCCTCTTTCGCACATTGACTATTCAGGAAGTCGGCGGCACGCGCAAAACCGTGGAAGCCGGTGTAAAGGCCATTATTGAGATGTTGCCGACCGTCAACGCCGCGCAAAGAACCCCTCAGCCTGCATCAGAGCTTCTTTTGGCGCTGCAATGTGGTGGTTCTGACGGGTATTCGGGAATTAGCGCCAATCCTGCTCTGGGCGCAGCTGTTGATCTCCTTGTCGCTCAGGGCGGCACGGCTGTGCTTTCAGAAACGCCGGAAATCTATGGGGCTGAGCATCTGCTGACATTGCGGGCCGAGACGCGCGATGTTGGCGAAAAACTCATTGAACGTATTCGCTGGTGGGAGGATTACACTGCCAAGCACGATATGGAGATGAACAACAATCCTTCACCGGGCAATAAGCTGGGCGGGCTGACGACCATTCTGGAAAAATCTCTGGGCGCGGCTGCCAAAGGTGGCAGCACAAATTTGCGTGCCGTGTTTGAATATGCCGAAACTATCACGGAACGTGGCCTCGTCTTCATGGATACGCCGGGTTATGATCCAGTCTCAGCTACCGGACAAGTTGCCGGCGGTGCAAACGTTCTTTGCTTCACCACCGGACGCGGGTCTGCCTTTGGTTGCAAGCCAACCCCTTCCATCAAACTGGCTTCCAATTCCTATATTTATAAACAGATGAATGAAGACATGGATATCAACTGCGGAGACATTCTTGATGGTGTAACTTTGACCGAAAAGGCCGAAGAAATTTTCGCAGAAATTCTTCGCGTCGCGTCCGGCGGCCAAACCAAATCAGAAGCGATTGGCTACGGTGATAATGAATTCGTACCTTGGAGCCTCGGCGCCACGATGTAA
- a CDS encoding GntR family transcriptional regulator: protein MELDPSTLNRALPLRDQIYQKIRTMIVSGSMQPGETINEVAIAAALGVSRTPVREAVKRISDEGLVKVLAQTGTYVAPILRDDLEEAYVIRRALEMDSARRAADKFTPSAGETLEDNIAAHRLAISRGKFANAIQLDDDFHRTIAEICGFPMIWRAVDISKAQMDRGRYLAIPKPGYGEQTIQQHQAILDALKRHDAEGAAEAMRDHLETSFHNTLEVAADLLG, encoded by the coding sequence ATGGAACTTGATCCCAGTACTTTGAACCGGGCACTGCCGCTTCGCGATCAAATCTATCAGAAAATTCGCACGATGATTGTCAGTGGCTCAATGCAGCCCGGAGAGACCATCAACGAAGTAGCGATTGCCGCAGCTCTCGGTGTGTCCCGAACGCCTGTACGGGAAGCCGTAAAACGCATCAGCGATGAAGGCCTCGTCAAAGTTCTGGCGCAGACAGGCACTTATGTTGCCCCCATTTTGCGTGATGATCTGGAAGAAGCCTATGTCATCCGCCGGGCATTGGAGATGGACAGCGCCCGGCGTGCTGCCGACAAGTTTACGCCCTCTGCAGGTGAGACGCTTGAGGACAATATTGCGGCCCACCGCCTGGCAATATCCCGCGGGAAGTTCGCCAACGCCATTCAGCTCGACGATGACTTTCACCGCACTATTGCGGAAATCTGCGGTTTTCCAATGATCTGGCGGGCCGTTGATATTTCGAAAGCACAAATGGATCGTGGGCGTTATCTGGCGATTCCCAAACCCGGCTATGGCGAACAAACCATTCAACAACATCAGGCTATTCTTGATGCGCTGAAACGTCATGATGCTGAAGGCGCGGCTGAAGCCATGCGGGATCACCTGGAAACATCGTTTCACAACACGCTTGAAGTGGCGGCTGACCTTCTTGGTTGA
- a CDS encoding sugar ABC transporter ATP-binding protein, whose protein sequence is MNSADYALNMRGISKTFPGVKALSDVNFSVKFGTVHAVVGENGAGKSTLMKVLSGSYQPTSGTIEVGGVEARLRRPADAQALGIRMVHQELNLVPDLTVAENVYLGRMPGKWGFLDKKEMLQKATAVLKEQGTAINPQERLGNLSISQQQLVEIAKAYAADPRIIVLDEPTSSLSEHETAALFRILRKMRDAGIAIVYISHRLKEVLEIADEVTVLRDGSMIETRPIAGVSASDMIQLMVGREVSNVFPKSPARIGEPVLRVNAISDGSNFRDVSFDVREGEILGLIGLVGAGRTEVARAIFGLADVVEGTLTLKGEKIVINSPAEAVKAGIAYVPEDRKGDGIIPGMSIRENISLPVLKRLTTLGRIRRNADRSLAEQYVKQFSISPPDPERRVNLLSGGNQQKTVIAKWLAATPSVLILDEPTRGVDVGAKAEIHHIIGQLVADGMAVVMISSELPEILGVCDRIVVMRDGQASPPIDRQDLTEERIMALATGEEVA, encoded by the coding sequence ATGAACTCAGCAGATTACGCCTTGAATATGAGGGGCATCAGCAAAACATTTCCGGGGGTCAAGGCGCTTTCCGATGTCAACTTTTCAGTAAAATTTGGCACCGTTCACGCTGTGGTCGGTGAGAATGGCGCCGGTAAGTCGACACTGATGAAGGTCCTCAGCGGCTCTTACCAACCCACATCCGGGACCATTGAGGTGGGTGGAGTTGAGGCGCGATTGCGTCGCCCTGCTGATGCGCAGGCCCTTGGAATTCGGATGGTTCATCAGGAGCTGAATCTGGTTCCCGATCTGACCGTGGCAGAAAACGTCTATCTGGGCCGCATGCCGGGCAAATGGGGTTTTCTCGACAAGAAAGAGATGTTGCAGAAAGCCACCGCAGTTCTGAAAGAGCAGGGGACGGCCATAAATCCTCAGGAACGCCTTGGAAATCTGTCGATTAGCCAGCAGCAATTGGTCGAGATTGCAAAGGCCTATGCTGCCGACCCCAGGATCATCGTTCTGGACGAGCCGACGTCGAGCCTGAGTGAGCATGAAACAGCCGCGCTTTTCAGGATTCTGCGCAAAATGCGCGATGCCGGCATTGCAATTGTATATATCAGCCATCGCTTGAAGGAAGTGCTTGAGATCGCGGATGAAGTAACAGTGCTTCGTGATGGAAGCATGATCGAAACGCGACCAATTGCAGGGGTTTCTGCAAGTGACATGATCCAGCTGATGGTTGGCCGCGAAGTCAGCAACGTGTTCCCCAAAAGCCCTGCCAGGATTGGCGAGCCTGTTCTGCGTGTCAACGCGATCAGTGACGGATCGAATTTTCGTGATGTCAGCTTTGATGTACGGGAAGGGGAGATACTGGGCTTGATTGGGCTGGTTGGTGCCGGACGCACAGAAGTGGCACGGGCCATATTTGGCCTTGCTGATGTGGTGGAGGGCACACTTACCCTGAAGGGCGAAAAAATCGTCATCAATTCACCGGCCGAGGCTGTCAAAGCCGGGATCGCTTACGTGCCGGAAGATCGAAAAGGTGATGGAATTATTCCAGGTATGTCGATCCGGGAGAATATCAGCCTTCCTGTTTTGAAAAGACTGACCACTTTGGGCCGGATAAGAAGAAATGCGGACCGATCTCTGGCTGAGCAGTATGTAAAGCAGTTTTCAATCTCACCACCAGATCCGGAAAGACGCGTCAATCTCCTGTCAGGGGGAAATCAGCAAAAGACCGTGATAGCCAAATGGCTTGCTGCAACGCCATCCGTACTCATTCTTGACGAGCCCACACGCGGCGTGGATGTGGGCGCCAAGGCTGAAATTCATCACATCATCGGACAACTCGTCGCGGACGGAATGGCCGTCGTGATGATCTCATCGGAATTACCGGAAATCCTCGGGGTTTGCGACCGGATTGTGGTGATGCGTGACGGGCAGGCATCGCCGCCTATTGATCGTCAGGATTTGACCGAAGAACGAATTATGGCTTTGGCCACCGGGGAGGAGGTGGCGTGA
- a CDS encoding ABC transporter permease → MSEIASEINSESSNERFARGSRLVDLLSKTGLSLAIVIVILYGSISSPVFFTTGNFLNILTSMSIIGIVVVGMTFVLVVGGLADLSVPATIACGAILSLGLQPIIGPVPAFIVAVALAGLIGSVNGALVGYLGVNPIIATLGIGTVALGIVQAAVGGVIVYGANPSSAEFVKGRLFGIPVVVLIFLIIALIGHFILSRSFWGRWTLATGGNYSAAEASAVPVKAVKAGAFVITALAAGISGGLLGLTLQSARPLIGQGYEFSAITAVVVGGVSIMGGFGSVPRAIAGLIFVQLLTNVMVLEGVRTPVQGFVLGILIAGAVGMDSALRKRGVA, encoded by the coding sequence GTGAGCGAGATTGCTTCAGAAATCAACAGCGAGAGCTCCAATGAACGTTTCGCGCGAGGCAGCCGGCTCGTTGATCTGCTGTCAAAAACCGGATTGTCCTTGGCAATTGTAATCGTAATTCTTTATGGCTCCATATCCAGCCCGGTATTTTTCACAACAGGAAATTTCCTCAATATCCTGACGTCAATGTCGATCATCGGCATTGTTGTTGTTGGCATGACATTTGTTCTTGTAGTTGGCGGTCTGGCTGATCTTTCTGTTCCTGCCACAATTGCGTGCGGAGCCATTCTGTCTCTTGGATTGCAACCCATTATCGGGCCTGTCCCTGCCTTCATTGTTGCGGTTGCGCTGGCCGGGTTGATCGGATCTGTAAACGGAGCTCTGGTCGGATATCTGGGCGTTAATCCCATCATCGCGACCCTTGGCATAGGCACGGTTGCCTTGGGCATTGTTCAAGCGGCTGTTGGCGGTGTCATTGTCTATGGCGCAAATCCAAGCTCTGCAGAATTCGTCAAAGGTCGCCTGTTTGGCATTCCTGTCGTGGTTCTCATTTTTCTGATCATAGCGCTGATCGGTCACTTCATTCTTTCCCGTTCATTCTGGGGGCGATGGACACTTGCAACCGGTGGCAATTACAGCGCAGCGGAAGCAAGTGCGGTGCCCGTGAAGGCGGTTAAGGCCGGAGCATTCGTGATTACTGCATTGGCAGCCGGCATCAGTGGTGGCCTGCTTGGTCTCACGCTCCAGAGCGCCCGGCCACTCATCGGTCAGGGCTACGAGTTCAGCGCAATTACCGCCGTCGTGGTTGGTGGCGTATCCATCATGGGCGGTTTTGGCTCAGTGCCGCGCGCAATCGCGGGGCTGATCTTCGTGCAATTGTTGACCAATGTGATGGTGCTCGAAGGCGTGCGGACGCCGGTCCAAGGGTTTGTGCTTGGCATATTGATCGCTGGCGCAGTGGGAATGGATTCAGCTCTACGCAAGCGGGGCGTTGCCTGA